In the genome of Nonomuraea sp. NBC_00507, the window GTGAACGCCAGATCGTCCAGGTAACGGGTCCGGGAGGCGTCGTCAGCCATGACGCTGCGCAACGCCCGGGAGTCGAAGCCCTGCTTCCTCGACAGGGCCGTGCCGAGCCCGGCGGCGAGCTTGCCGAACGCGTCGGGGTCGATGAGAGAAACCGCAGGCAGGGCTTGGCCTGTCTTCCCGTCGTACCAGCGTGTGGTCGTGGATTTGCCGTCGCCGGCGCCGCCCAGCCACCATTCGGTGTAGCGCACCCCGATGACGTCTCCCGAGGCGACCAGGAACGCGAAGTCCAGGTTCAGCTCGGCGGTATGGTCGCACGCCTGGCGGAGGAACTCGGCCCGCCGGTTCTCCGCCATGCGCCGCAGCGCCGCGGTGAACGAGTCAGCACCCGGCACCCGCGGGTACGCGATTGACCAGGCGCACGACCGGTCGTTGCTGCTGTCGCGGACCACCCGCAGGCCGTCGATCCACGTCGGCGAGACGGTCGAGATCTCGTCGGGCTGGTGCACGATGCCGCTCACGGGCGTCCGCCGGCCGTTCTGGGCAGGCGCCGCGCCGGACACCGCGCAGCCCGCCGTCAGCAGGCATGCGACGGTGAGCAGCGTGGTGATCTTATGTGGAGGTTGCATCGGCCGCTGGAACTCCGCTCTTCATGACAAACATGTCAAACCACCTATTGAGTGATGAATAGGTAGATGCACGTTTCGCATCCTTTGTTGCCATAAGGACGCGGCAGAGCGGGGGCATCTTTGCGACCTGTCGCAGAAGTTTTCGGCTGACCGGCGTGCGTCAGCCGAAGGCGCGGACCTCCAGCAACCCGACCGAGGCCTGGCCGCTCCGCAACACGATCCGGAGCCGGGCGCTTGTCAGGCTGGTTGCTTGGTCCGGCTCAGCAGCCACCGGAGGATGGAGCCGTCCTCGTAGGTGGGTCCGTACGCGGCGTGGTAGTCCGGGAGAGAGAATGCCGCGTCTTCGTACTCGGTGTACCGCAACAGGGCCTCGATCTGCTCGGGTGTCTTGCCCCGCGCGGCGTACGCGTCCCGCAACAGCGTCCGCGTCGTGCGAGCCAGGTTGATGTTCAGCAGGTGATCGTGGACGCCGTGGGTGACCCACAGCGGGATCTCCGCGGCCGCGATGGCCGCCGCCTGCTCGGCGTTGACCGCGAAGCCGCCGGTCACCAACCCACCGGCGAACGGGTCCGGCCGCTTGGCGAACGCGTTCCACAGCAGCTGCGAGCCGTAGGAGACGGTGGTGGCATAGACCCGCCGCTTGTCCACGGCGAAGTCCTCAAGGAACTGATCAAGCAGCTTGACCAGCAAATCCGCCTCGGCCGGGCTGCCGACGCGCTGGTGCTGCGGGGCGAGCACGATGACGTCCTCCGTGCTGCCGGTCCACTTCGGCTGCAGCCAGGCGGTCGCGGGGATGTCCGCGGCCAGTTGGACCGTGAGGTTGTCGCCGTCCCAGCCCATGCCGTGCCCGGGCAGGACGACCATCAGCGGGTACGTCTTCGCCGGGTCGTGGTTCTTCGGCAGGTGGTAATGGTACGGCAGCACCATTCCGCCGGACAGGTACGAGCCGTACCGGAACTCGTCCACGAGGAGGTTGACCGGCTTCTCGGTCACTTTTCTGGAGGTTTCCGGGGTCGCCCTGGCCAGCAGCGGGCCCTTGCCGATCCCGAGGCCTGGCCGGCCGTACACGTTCTTGCGCTGCACCAGCTGGGTGGGCAGGTCCGGGTTCACTTTCACCGTGCACAGGAAGGTCGGGCACTTGGAGACGATCACCGTCCAGCCCGCGTTCTGCTCTGGGTCGAGTTCGACGATGACGTACCGGCCGGGCACGGAGCGGTGGTCGGTCCGGGGGGTGGCGGCGTTGTTGGTGTAGGTGTGGGTGACCTTCCGCTCAGTCAGCTTGGGCAGGTCCTCGATGGGGTTGAAGCGGAAGTTGTAGAGCGTGTCCTGCACCGAGAACGTCGAGTTGTCCAATTCTCGCGGGTTGACGGTCTCGCCGTATTCGACTGCTACCGCGGACACCTTCTGCCCGTAGGTGTAGACCTTCGTGATCGCCGTGACGCTCTGGATACCCGCCGGGGTGTCCGCGGACGTCGACGCTGACGCCGGCGTGGCCGTCGATAAGAGTCCGGCCGCCATGACAGTGGCGATGAGTCGGCGGGTGGTCATGTGGGTGACCTCCACTGCGATTTCGGGTGGCTGATGAGACGCTGCGGACCACCGGCAATCGAACGGTCGTGATGGTCGCGGCGGCGGGACCGGGGCGGACGAAGCCGCCCGCGATGTCAGTCTTGGCAGGTGCCGGCTGGCGCACACAAGGCGCCTGTTCCGTTTGCACCTCCTTCAGGCCAGCGTTGTGACGCTGGCGCTAAATCGGGTTAGCCGTACTATTACGGCCGGTCCCGCGCCTGTCAAGGCAGGACTTGGGCTGCGGGGACGGCTGGACCGGCGGGGGACACGACGGTGGAGATCCGTGTGGGCTTTGGCGGTGCCGGCCTGTCCGTCATCGCCGCAGCGGCAGTCCATCCCCCGTACTCGCGGAGCATGCGCAGGTCACCCGGGGGGCGTGAGATGCCGCAAGGCGAGCGGCCCTCGGTGGCGTTCAGCTGACGGAGTCCGCGGCAGATGGTGGGGCGATGGACTCGCGGCTGCGCAGGGGCATCGGCACCCGGTGCACCTCGCCCTTGGGATCGGGGTCTGCGTGGTCGCGGCCGATCTGGGTGAACAGCACGCCGACGGCCTTGCGGCCGAGCTCGTAGTGGGGCAGTGCCACGGTGGTCAGCTTGGGGCGCATCCACGCGGCGATGGGATGGTCGTCGAAGGAGACGACGGAGACGTCCGCGGGCACCTTGAGCCCGAAGTCGTCGAGTGCCTGGTAGGCGCCCAGGGCGAGCCGGTCGTTGAAGCAGATCAACGCGTGCGGGCGCGTGCTTTCGAGTAGTGCCCGCGTCGCGGCGAGACCGTACTCGGGTTGCCAGTCATCGCAAAGGCGGCCGCCCGCCACCCTGACGCCTGCCTCGCCGAGCGTCTCGCGGATGCCTCTGAGTCGTTCCATCGCCGCGACGCCTCCGGGGGGGAATTGGCGCAGGCCCGGGCCGGCGCCGATCAGGTAGATGCCGTCGCGATGGCCGGCCTCGAGCAGCACCCGGGCGGCGCAGCGGCCGGCCTCGATCTCGTCAGGGATGACCGAGGGCAGGTGGGTGGGCTGTTTGGACAGCGCGTTGAGCAGGACGGCGGGAGCGGCGGCGACGACCTTGGGCACCTTGATGGTCGTGGTGAACATCGACGCCAGGATGAGCCCGTCGACCTGGCGGTCGAGCATGGCCTGCAGCAGGAGGCGTTCGAGCTCGGCGTCTCCTTCCGTTTCACCGATGAACAGCATGATGCCGCGCTCACGGGCGGCCTCCAGCGCCCCCTTGATCATGTCGCCGGCCAGCCGTGAGGTGGCGACCGTGTCGGAGACGAAGCCGATCGTCCGGGTGGTGCCCGTGCGCAGGCCCACGGAGACGATGTTGGGCCGGTACTGCAACTCGTCGGCGGCTCGCAGGACACGCTGCTCGACATCCTGAGAGATCCGCAGCTCACGGCCGCGGCCGGACAGCACCAGCGAGGCGGTCGGCCGTGAGACACCGGCCGCTTTGGCCACATCGGCCAGCGTGACCCGTCGTGAGCTCACCCAGGGCCTCCGATCGTCAAGAGTCTGTTACAGGGGGTTGACATCGTACGACGCGCGCCGTGACACTACGGGCGCTAACCCGATTTAGCAGCGAGGAGGGACATCAGCCCGGTGCCGAATGTCCCCCGGCAGCAGAGGAGATGCACATGGCTCGTCGAGTTCGCTCCGGCCAGGCCGGGGCCGCGCTGGTGATCGCCATGGGGACGCTGGCCGCCGCCTGCGCGGCTCCAGGCAGCAACAGCCCGCAGCCCGCAGCCACCAGCACGTCGTCGCAGCCGACGTCCCAGTCAGCGGCACCCACCTGCGGTACGGCGCCGATCACGATGAACGGCTACTTCGAGACCGGCTTCCCGCTGCCCAAGGCACTGACCACCGAGTTCTCCAAGCAGCACCCCAACGTCACGTGGAACATCCGCGAGGACCAGTTCGCGGTGATCACCCAGAACGCCCCGCGCGTCCTGGCGGACAACCCGCCCGACCTGATGCGCCTGCCCCAGGTCTCGGAGCTGGTCAAGGACAACCTGCTGAAGAACCTGGACGGCTACGCGCAGGCGTTCGGCTGGGACAAGTGGCCGGCCTCGCAGCTCGAGCAGCTGCGCCTGGGCCCGGGTGGACGACCGCGGGGAGAGGGGTCGCTGTACGCCCTGGGGCTCAACTTCAGCATGACCGGCGTCTTCTACAACAAGAAACTCGCCGCCCAGATCGGGATGTCCACGCCGCCCGCCACGCTGGCGGAGCTCGACGCGGCCCTGGCCAAGGCCAAGGACGCGGGCATCACACCCATCGTGCAGTTCAACGGCGGAGCCACCGGCGGCCTGGCGTTCCCGCTGCAAAACCTCATGGCCTCCTACGGCCCGCCCGGACCGATCAACGACTGGATCTTCCAGAAGCCCGGGGCCACGATCGACACCCCGTCGAACCTGCAGGCCGTCCAGCACCTGGATCGGTGGGTGAAGGCAGGATACTTCCAAAAAGACGTCAACGCGGTCGACTACGCGACCATGATGAGCCGCTTCATCGACGGCCAGGGCCTGTTCATGTTCAACGGCGACTGGGAGTCGGGCAACCTCGACAAGCAGATGGCGGGCAACGTCGGCTTCTCCCTGATGCCACCGGCGCAGCAGGGCGGCAAGCAGGCCGCCATGTCAGCGCCCCTCACCTTCGGCATCGCCGCGAACGCCAAGAACGCCGACTGCGCCGCGTTCTTCCTCAACTGGGTGGCCACTGACCAGAAGGCCCGCGACGTCGGTGTCGAGGTCGGCGGATCGCATCCGATGGGCCCGGCCGACGCCTACATGCCGAAGGTCTCCTCGGACACGGTCACCGCCAGCACACTGGCCGCCGGAGCGGACATCGCCAAGGACAACGGCGCGATGGACTTCATCGCCAACGCCACCGGCGCCATCTACGCCAAGAGCTGGACCCCGAACCTGCAGAAGCTGGTGGGCGGACAGCAGACACCGCAAGAGCTGCTGAAGGCGGTCCAGGCCGACTACGCCGGCCAGATCGAAGGAAACTGAGCGAGCTGATGGCCCGGCCTGTCGGAGCCCGGTCCACACACCGGCGGCCGCCCCCGACCAAGCTGCGCGGCACGCGCGGCTTGATCGGCTGGCTGTTCGTCGTCCCGGCGCTCGCCTTCTATGCGGTCTTCGTCCTGCGCCCGATCGCCCTGACGTTCCAGTACTCGCTGTACAAATGGGACGGTATCGGCCCGTCCACCTGGGTGGGGCCGGCAAACTACGGAAAGGTCTTCACCGATCCCGACCTGTTCGACTCACTGATCAACGCCTTCCAGCTGATCGTGTTCTTCAGCGCCATCCCGGTCGTGCTCGGACTGGCGATCGCCGCGACGATCCGGCGCATCGCCGCGAGCCGACTCGCCCTCGTGGCGCGGACCGTGCTCTTCCTGCCGCAGGTCATCCCGCTGGTGGCCGCCGGCATCGCGTGGAGCTGGCTGCTGGCCTCCACCGGAGTGATCAACCAGTTCCTCTCGCTCCTCGGCCTCGGCACGGTGACCCGGGCCTGGCTGGGCGACTTCTCCACGGCCCTGCCGGCGGTCGGCATGATCGGCGCCTGGGTGCTCCTCGGCCTGTGCACGCTCCTGCTCCTGGCCGGCATGAGCAAGATCGATCCGGCCCTCTACGAGGCCGCCCGGCTGGACGGCGCCGGCGCGTGGCGGGAGTTCATCTCGATCACGGTCCTCAGCCTGCGGCAGGAGATCGCGGTCTGCGTCACCGTGACCGTGATCGCGGCCCTGGCGAGCTTCGACATCGTCTACATCTCCACCCAGGGCGGCCCCGGCAACACGACCATGGTGCCCGGCCTGCAGATCTACTATCTCGCCTTCTCCGAACGCGAGATCGGCACGGCCTCGGCCCTGGCTGTGGTGCTCATGTTCCTCGTGATCGCCTGCGCCCTTCCCATCCAATGGTTCACCAAGGACGGCAACCGATGATCACCGCGTGGCGGGAAGCCTGGACCGGCCGACTGCTGCTCGTCGGCATGATGGCGGTCACCGTCCTGCCGTTCCTCAGCCTGTTCGTCACCGCCCTGCATCCCTCGGGCACCTACCCGCCCGGGCTGGCCTGGCCCAGCAATCCGCAGTGGGGCAACTTCCTGCGGGCCTTCGAGGCCGCGAACATGGACGAGCTGTTGATCTCCAGCGTCCTCATCGTGCTGGGCGTGGTGCCGATCTCGATCCTGCTGGGCACGATGGCCGGCTTCGCCATCGGCCACCTGCGCGTGATCGGCAGCCGCGCGCTCTTCCTGACGTTCGTGCTCGGCCTGACCCTCCCGTTCGAGGGCATCATCACGCCGCTGTACTACCAGATCCGCGACATGGGCCTGCTGAACACGCGCTGGGCGATCATCCTGCCGCTCATCGGCCTGTTCATGCCGTTCTCCGTCTTCTGGATGCGCGCCCACTTCATCAACATGCCCGAGGAACTGTCCGAAAGCGCACGGATGGACGGCGCCAACGTGTGGCAGCTGTTCCGGCGCATCCACGTCCCCCTGGCCATGCCGGCGATCTCCTCCCTGGGCATCCTGCTGTTCCTGTGGACCTGGAACCAGTTCCTGCTGGCCATCGTCCTCGTCGACGACCCCACCAAGCGCACGATGTCCGGCGCGCTGGGCGCCTTCCAGGGCCAGTGGGGCACCGATATCCCCCTGCTGTGCGCCGGATCGCTGCTGATCCTGGCCCCCACGCTCGCGATCTTCCTCATCTTTCAGCGGCACTTTGTCAAGGCGCTGCTCCAGGGGTCTTTGAAGGGCTGAGCGGCGCCGACAGGACATCGCACATCACACCGCACGAGTGGAAGCAGAGGTCGTTTCATGGTCCCACGAGGACGGCTGGGCGCTGCGCGGAGACCCGCGACGAGATCCGGCATGATCCAGAGGCTCGCCGACGGTCACCGCCGCGGGCAGGGCGCCGCGTGAGCGGTGGCCGACCGGCGCACTGGACACGCCGGCACCTTGATCTGCTCGCCGAGAGCAGCGCGACCACGGCACCCGTCATGGACCCGGCGGCCGTCCCCCGGATCCTGCCCGGCCACGATCTGTGGGACCTGTGGCCGATCCAGGAGGAGGACGGCTCGACAGCCCTGATCGACGGCTACGAACTGTGGATGACGCTGTCGGCCCCCGCGCTCGGTCACCCCGAAGAGCGCCACGACCAAGCCCGCATCCGCCTGCTCGCCAAGAACGGGGACGGATGGAAGGACCTAGGGCACGCCTTCGCCGACGGCGCCTCCCCGGGCAGTCGCGAGTGGTCCGGATCAGCGGTCCACCGGCCCGACGGCACGGTATCGGTGTTCTACACGGCCGCTGGCCGGAGAGGCGAAGCACGCCCGACGTTCCGGCAGAGCGTCATCGAGGCCCGCCCCGCCCTGCTGGCCGGCGGCGACCGGATTCTGCTGCACGAAGACGCCGAACACCGGGAAATCCTCCGCTCCGACGGCCGTCTGTACCTGCCGGTGGAGGAGGCCAACGGGTCACCGGGGAACATCAGGGCCTTCCGCGATCCCGGCTGGTTCCGCGACCCGGCCGACGGGCGCGACTATCTGCTCATCGCGGCGTCCACCGCCTGGGACGACCGCTTCACCGGCGCCATCGCCCTGGCCGAGTCACGTGCCGGCGCCTGGTCCCTGCTGCCGCCCCTCATCGTGGCCGAGGCCATCAACCACGAGCTCGAACGACCGCATATCATCGTCCACCAGTCGTGGTACTACCTCTTCTTCTCCACCCAGCGTCACACCTTTCATCCAGCCGATCGCGGGCCCACGGGGCTCTATGGCTTCGCCGCGCCCCGACTGACCGGACCGTACGAGCCGCTCAACGCCTCCGGGCTTGTGATCCAGAATCCTTCTCTCGAACCCGATCAGGCCTACGCGTGGCTGGTGTTGCCCGACCTTCACGTGGTCAGCTTCGCCAACTACCGATCACAACAGGGCAGAGATCTCCGACATGCGGAAGCGGCGCAGGCGCGAGCCAATTTCGGCGGGACCATCGCGCCGATGCTCAAGCTCACTCTCGACGAGATGACCACGTCTGTCGTCCCCGCTGTGGAAGATCCTGTGGACCGCCGCCGCAGGCCCTTGATAGAAGGACGCCCGTGAGTCTTCTTGCTGGATAGCCGCAGCCGGACCTGTACCGCTCGAATATTGAGTTGTTCTCGTGCCCCCAGCAGAACAGAAGGTGAAGCCGTCACATAGCGGCTGATCGTCTGTTCGTAAGGTCGTCGTCGCTTGCCGGTGGAAGTCCGGTCCAGGTAGCTGCCAGGAGACCCGGTAGCAGGCTGGAGGCTTCGTCTGGAAACGGGCGGGGTCGAAGCCCAGCGTCAAAGTAGACCCGCTGACCTGAAAGCCATCCAAGCTGCACCAACTCCCCGTGCACCCGTCGGTGGCCCCATTCGGGGTTCTCCCGCGCCAGGCGAATAACCAGGTCCCGAAGCCCAGGAGTCGTCCCCGGACGCCCGGGTCCGATGCGGGTAGGTCCGGGCCCGTCGCAAGAGGCGACGATGCCATGCCAGCAACGTTGCCGGAATGAGCAGCCGATGAGCGCGCAGCACCGGTGGCAACCATCGGGCCAGCGCCGCGAGAACGGCCCGGTCGGCCCAGTCCGGCTTCGGGCGTCCGACCTGCCGCTGCACCGCCACCTGGTGACGTAACGCCATGATCTCCGCGTTCTTCGACGTTTGGCTGCGGGCCGGCAACATGAGCCGGCCGAACACCGGGAGCGTGATCAGATAGAACAGACGGACGAGCACAAGACGCGATCTTTATACGGGTACGTACCCCGTCAAAACCACAGGCCAGAACCGTCGTGGCTGAATTTGACGCGGTACACGCCCCCCGCTCTCCTGAGCCTGATCCGGCGTCGCTACGCTCTGGCTCGATCAAGTGGAGGAAAGGCGGCCATGACCGGGACCTGTACGTTTTGCGGCATCGTTGCCGGAGAGATCCCCGCGGAGATCGTCTACTCCGACGAGCACGTGGTCGCCTTCCTTGACATCTCGCAGGCGACTCGCGGTCACACCCTGGTTGTCCCCCGCGAGCACTGTCGCGACCTGACCGACATCGGTCCGGACCGCGCGGGTCTGCTGATGCGGGGTGCTGTGCAGACCGCCGCCCTGCTGCGGCGCGCGCTGGAACCGGGCGGGATGAACATCTGGCACGCTACCGGCCCTACGGCCTGGCAGACCGTGTTCCACTTCCACCTTCACCTGCTGCCCCGCTACACCCCGGAGGATCTCAGGCAGGCATGGACGCATCGGGAACTGCCGCTGTCGTCGCTGTCGCCACTGGCCGATCACATCAGGACCGCCGCGGCGTCCTGAAAGCGGCGTCACTCCGGCGCCGTCGGCATGGTTTCCCCCACGTGGACGGCGCAGGCAGTGACAGTTGGAACCAGCGACGCCTTCGATCCGAGCGGGCAGCTTGCTGCGTAGATCACTGAGTTGCGGCGGCCGTGCTCGAAGCGCGCTCGTACGCCCCGGCATGTGTCGTCAGGGCCTGGCACCGCCTGATACGCAATGTATGCGGAGACGGCAGGAACTACTGTAAAACGGCACTGCACCGCACTTAAGGATCTTGCATCTAATCCGACGGTCGCAGGTTCGAATCCTGCAGGGCGCTTTGATCATGTGCTGACCTGCGGTTATGCTAGATCGGATGCGTTCTAGAATTTTCGTCTGGCGTTTGCGTGCTCCGTGCGTGCTCGCGTGCACCAACCTGCGCACAACATGATCAAGACTGCGGTCGCCGGTGACCTCGCTCCAGGAGACACGCCGGCCTCAGGTCGCATGGGGCATGTCCTGAGTCGACCTAACCGCCCGCGGAGAGGCGTAAGTCGTGCACGCGTTCCCACCGTTGCGCTGTGACGATCTTAGCGGTCACGTCATCCAGGTCGTAGACGATCGACCACCGGGTGTGGTGCTGAGCCACCCTCCTGAGCAGCTCCATCGCGTCCGTGTCGCCGCCTTCGGCGAGGAGCCGGTAGCGGCGGTCGGCCAGCTTGGCGGCCCGGTCGGTGCCGCTCATCGTGATGTTGGTGAGGTAGCGGTCGTCGATGACGTTCATGCGCCCGTCGCCGTACTCGACGACCGCGGACCTGCCCGCCCGGTCAGCGATCAGGTAGTGGAGTTGCGGGCCGCCGGTGAAGTCCAGATTGTAGCGACCCATCAGGTCGATCGCTTCGGGCACGGTCGCGGCCCGGTCGAGCATGAGCCGGATGATCCGCACTCCGCTTACGGTGGGGCGTCCCGGGGTGGGCGCGGGCAGCCGCGCGTCTGGCGCCTGGGCCAGGCCGACGGCGAGCCCCTTCTCGTTCATGCCGTCGAACGGGGTCAGCACCGCGTGCGCCAGCCGCCGCCGGTCCTGGGCGGCGTTCAGGTCCGGCCGGGCCCCCGACGGGAACAGGTAGGAGACGTCGGCCAGGGAGAGCGAGGCGTAGCCGTCCGGCGGGCGGGCGTGGACGACCATGGCCGGGTTGGATTCCCAGTCGAAGTTCCTGCCGAATGCGCCGGGGCGGTGGAACAGCGAGCATGCCCAGCCGTCCCCTTTCCTGGCCAACTCCTCGTCGGTGAGCGGTGCCTCGGCGTCATAGCCGCCGTGATAGGTCATTTCGTACAGCGGCATATCGTCCAGCCGGCGCAGACTGGCCGCCGTATGGGCGATCTGGTCCTCCGTCTGCCTGAGTACCTGGGCCGCGGAGGAGGGCGTCGGCGGCGCCACTGCGGGCGCGCACGCCACCGTCGCCGTCAGGAGCAGGGCCGACAAAATCGCCACGGCAGCGGTCCGCATCCTTGCATTGTCCCTTCCGGCACCCGCCGTGTCACCCGTGGATCAAGGCCTCACCCGTGCTTGGACGAGGTCAGAAGTCCTGGAGTTCGCGGTGGCGCGGCACGCTGATCCGCCTCTACCGCATTCAGGCGGTGCACCGACTCTCGTGGCGGTCTTGCGGGCCGCCGGGTCGGACCGTGTCCGCGTTCTCAGGAGTCGCGAGTGCCACGGCGCTTGCGGCGGAGTGCCGCCGGTCGGCGGGAGTGCGTGGCCGGGGCGTGGCCGTGTCTGCCCGCTCTACGCCCTCCACCTCCTCTGCTGCTGCTTCGTCGGCGAGCCGTCGGGCCAGGGAACGGATCGTGGGGTGGGCATAGAGCGTGGTCAGCGGGATACGCGCGCCCAGGGAATGTTCGAGGTGGTGCTGGATCTTGGCCATGAGGAGACTCCTTCTCCTGGCAGGAAGGCGACGTCATGATGATCGACAACCTGCTCGTCATGCACGGCAGGCACGCTTACACCGGCCCGAGAAGGATCCTGGTGGCGATGATCTGAGCGGCATCAGCGCAGCGTCCCGACGGGCTCCATCTAGGGCGTTGGCTCCACCCGGATTGAACGAACGGCGGTGCCCTCTTGGGGGCACCGCCGTTTCTTCTCAGAGGCTGTGTGCCAGGGTTCCTGACAGGCAAATGTGGACTTTCGTCCCCTTCCAGTGCCGCGACGTCGGCGGGCGTTGATCTTCTCGCGCCAGGCCTGTGTAGGCGATCTCCTCATCGGACGGGAGCCCATGCGGTGCTCAAAGCTCGGTGACACAACGCTGCCCGTATGTGCTGGCGAGGGAGCTCCGCATCAAGGAACCGTGAGCAGGGTGAGGAAACCGTCGAGCTGTGCGGTGAGGGTCTGGGTGGTTTCCAGGGTGGGCATGAGGGTTGCGGTGATCTGTGCGCCGAGCAGCGCGGTGAGCAGGTGCCCGATGATCTGTTCGTCGGGGATCGGCGTGCGGACCTCACCGGCTTCGCGGGCTTCGGTGAGGTAGCGCTGGAGTTGTCCGCACCACTCGCGCATGGCGTGCTCGTGCCGCGCGGCCAGGCTAGGACTGGTGAGAGCTTTGTGCCAGAAGGGGATGACGATGCGGGCCTCGTCCCGGGTTGTGTCGTCCAGCGGCAAGATCTCCTGGCAGTAGGCGCGCAGGGCCGTCAGGCCCTGCTTGCCGGCGGTGGCGGCGGCCATGCGGCGGCCGGTCTGGACGTAGATGTGCTCGAAGGCGGCGGCCAACAGGTCGTCCTTGGTCGCGAAGTACGGTTTGAGCGCTCCGTTGGCGAAGCCGGCTTCGGTGGCGATGGCGGCCATGGTGGCCGAGTCCCACCCGGTGCGGGCGATGGTGCGCCAGGTGGCCTCGATGAGCTCCACTCGGCGTTGATCGTGGTCGACGACCTTCGGCACGGCGGCTCCCTTCCGTTGGCCGATTGGAGGTCTGTACGGGCTGCTGGGTGACCGGCGGCTTACGTGTCGCTTTCGGCGAGCAGGTCGAGGACGTGCCGGTGCAGGGACGGCACGTGCTGCTCGGTCTCGGGTTTCATCAGCACACTGCGCAGGATGCGGCCGTGCGGCACGTCGGCGGCCACCCGGTGTCCGCGCGCGGCCAGGGCGGCGGCGTCGACGGTGTAGGTGGCCACGAACAATGACTGCTCCGCGGGCAGCCGCATGCCCCGGGTCAGGACGTGTGCGCTGGCCAGGTCTATCTCCGACAAGCGGTCACGGGTGGGGTAGTAGGTGAGGATGTCCAGCTGCGGGGGCTGGTACAGGGTCAGCTGCTCGCCGGCCCTGATGTGCTCCGCCCAGGCCAGCGCGGCGCGCCGGCCGGGGCGCAGCGCCGCGCCCAGACCCTCGGGCGTCAACGGCAGCAGCCGTAGTGTCAGCCACAGGGCGGCGGCCGCCGCGCCGGCGCGCGAACACTCCAGAGAGATCTCACCCAGATGCAGTTCCTCGGAGGTGAAGTAGGTGTAAGGCGACTCGTGCAGGTAATGTCGCGCCGCGCCGGGGTCCTTGAACAGGACCGCGCCGCAG includes:
- a CDS encoding carbohydrate ABC transporter permease, giving the protein MITAWREAWTGRLLLVGMMAVTVLPFLSLFVTALHPSGTYPPGLAWPSNPQWGNFLRAFEAANMDELLISSVLIVLGVVPISILLGTMAGFAIGHLRVIGSRALFLTFVLGLTLPFEGIITPLYYQIRDMGLLNTRWAIILPLIGLFMPFSVFWMRAHFINMPEELSESARMDGANVWQLFRRIHVPLAMPAISSLGILLFLWTWNQFLLAIVLVDDPTKRTMSGALGAFQGQWGTDIPLLCAGSLLILAPTLAIFLIFQRHFVKALLQGSLKG
- a CDS encoding glycoside hydrolase family 68 protein, producing the protein MSGGRPAHWTRRHLDLLAESSATTAPVMDPAAVPRILPGHDLWDLWPIQEEDGSTALIDGYELWMTLSAPALGHPEERHDQARIRLLAKNGDGWKDLGHAFADGASPGSREWSGSAVHRPDGTVSVFYTAAGRRGEARPTFRQSVIEARPALLAGGDRILLHEDAEHREILRSDGRLYLPVEEANGSPGNIRAFRDPGWFRDPADGRDYLLIAASTAWDDRFTGAIALAESRAGAWSLLPPLIVAEAINHELERPHIIVHQSWYYLFFSTQRHTFHPADRGPTGLYGFAAPRLTGPYEPLNASGLVIQNPSLEPDQAYAWLVLPDLHVVSFANYRSQQGRDLRHAEAAQARANFGGTIAPMLKLTLDEMTTSVVPAVEDPVDRRRRPLIEGRP
- a CDS encoding phosphopantetheine-binding protein, coding for MAKIQHHLEHSLGARIPLTTLYAHPTIRSLARRLADEAAAEEVEGVERADTATPRPRTPADRRHSAASAVALATPENADTVRPGGPQDRHESRCTA
- a CDS encoding ABC transporter substrate-binding protein translates to MARRVRSGQAGAALVIAMGTLAAACAAPGSNSPQPAATSTSSQPTSQSAAPTCGTAPITMNGYFETGFPLPKALTTEFSKQHPNVTWNIREDQFAVITQNAPRVLADNPPDLMRLPQVSELVKDNLLKNLDGYAQAFGWDKWPASQLEQLRLGPGGRPRGEGSLYALGLNFSMTGVFYNKKLAAQIGMSTPPATLAELDAALAKAKDAGITPIVQFNGGATGGLAFPLQNLMASYGPPGPINDWIFQKPGATIDTPSNLQAVQHLDRWVKAGYFQKDVNAVDYATMMSRFIDGQGLFMFNGDWESGNLDKQMAGNVGFSLMPPAQQGGKQAAMSAPLTFGIAANAKNADCAAFFLNWVATDQKARDVGVEVGGSHPMGPADAYMPKVSSDTVTASTLAAGADIAKDNGAMDFIANATGAIYAKSWTPNLQKLVGGQQTPQELLKAVQADYAGQIEGN
- a CDS encoding linear amide C-N hydrolase, which translates into the protein MRTAAVAILSALLLTATVACAPAVAPPTPSSAAQVLRQTEDQIAHTAASLRRLDDMPLYEMTYHGGYDAEAPLTDEELARKGDGWACSLFHRPGAFGRNFDWESNPAMVVHARPPDGYASLSLADVSYLFPSGARPDLNAAQDRRRLAHAVLTPFDGMNEKGLAVGLAQAPDARLPAPTPGRPTVSGVRIIRLMLDRAATVPEAIDLMGRYNLDFTGGPQLHYLIADRAGRSAVVEYGDGRMNVIDDRYLTNITMSGTDRAAKLADRRYRLLAEGGDTDAMELLRRVAQHHTRWSIVYDLDDVTAKIVTAQRWERVHDLRLSAGG
- a CDS encoding HIT family protein — encoded protein: MTGTCTFCGIVAGEIPAEIVYSDEHVVAFLDISQATRGHTLVVPREHCRDLTDIGPDRAGLLMRGAVQTAALLRRALEPGGMNIWHATGPTAWQTVFHFHLHLLPRYTPEDLRQAWTHRELPLSSLSPLADHIRTAAAS
- a CDS encoding LacI family DNA-binding transcriptional regulator, which translates into the protein MSSRRVTLADVAKAAGVSRPTASLVLSGRGRELRISQDVEQRVLRAADELQYRPNIVSVGLRTGTTRTIGFVSDTVATSRLAGDMIKGALEAARERGIMLFIGETEGDAELERLLLQAMLDRQVDGLILASMFTTTIKVPKVVAAAPAVLLNALSKQPTHLPSVIPDEIEAGRCAARVLLEAGHRDGIYLIGAGPGLRQFPPGGVAAMERLRGIRETLGEAGVRVAGGRLCDDWQPEYGLAATRALLESTRPHALICFNDRLALGAYQALDDFGLKVPADVSVVSFDDHPIAAWMRPKLTTVALPHYELGRKAVGVLFTQIGRDHADPDPKGEVHRVPMPLRSRESIAPPSAADSVS
- a CDS encoding carbohydrate ABC transporter permease; translated protein: MARPVGARSTHRRPPPTKLRGTRGLIGWLFVVPALAFYAVFVLRPIALTFQYSLYKWDGIGPSTWVGPANYGKVFTDPDLFDSLINAFQLIVFFSAIPVVLGLAIAATIRRIAASRLALVARTVLFLPQVIPLVAAGIAWSWLLASTGVINQFLSLLGLGTVTRAWLGDFSTALPAVGMIGAWVLLGLCTLLLLAGMSKIDPALYEAARLDGAGAWREFISITVLSLRQEIAVCVTVTVIAALASFDIVYISTQGGPGNTTMVPGLQIYYLAFSEREIGTASALAVVLMFLVIACALPIQWFTKDGNR